The Microtus pennsylvanicus isolate mMicPen1 chromosome 5, mMicPen1.hap1, whole genome shotgun sequence DNA segment ctgccttgaatcccagccctGAAGAGGCTGACAAAACAGATgcaagaatttgaggccagtcccATCTAGGGCTCCAGTCTCAAAAGAATAGAGCAAAATGGAGTGACAGATGAGGTTTGGAGAgagtgctttgtttttgtttttgtcagtgcATTTGACCAAGAGAACAAGCAATGGTGTTGGTTCCAGCAGTTTCTACAAGCTACCAAGCTTTCTAGCCTACTGCTCAGCATAGGAAAGTGAGAGTTACCGAGCCCATTGGCACTTTAAGAATCTCTCATAGCACAAGTTGCTGCTCAGCATAGGAAAGTGAGAGTTACTGAGCCCGTTGGCACTTTAAGAATCTCTCATAGCACAAGTTGCTGCTCAGCATAGGAAAGTGAGAGTTACCGAGCCCGGTGGCACTCTAAGAATCTCTCATAGCACAAGTTGCTGCTCAGCATAGGAAAGTGAGAGTTACTGAGCCCGTTGGCACTTTAAGAATCTCTCATCGCACAAGTTGCTCTCTGCTTTGCTCTATAGCAGAAGTTGCCCTTGAACACCTGGTAggcctcccctctgcctcctccttgcaaGGATTACAAGCATTTGCCACCAGCTCCACCCGGCTTCCCAAAGAATCTTCATGTGGTTGTGGTGCTGCTGTTTCTCATGTAATGTGGTTTGTAAGTGGGATCCTTTGTTCACATTAGGAAGTAAATTTATTCTAATGCAAGTGGTTGCCATGCCTTCCTCTGAGTGGTCAGAGCTTGACCGCTTATTACATTTGATAAGCAAAATGCTCTCACGAGTACCTAGTGTAATgttgcatatatatttgtgttttattatatacatgtttGCATTTGAAGATACTGTCTCAGATATCATGGTTGTGAAAACCTGTTTTCAgtatacagaaaatgaaactctGTCCCTTATCTTCTACCACACAGACTCTGTAACAAATGAGTCATGGATGTCAGAATGAGACCTGATACTCTGAAAATGCCAAAGGAcacgctggggggggggggaccctgtATTTCAAGATCTGCATTTTGAGctcacaagttaagaaaaatatttacctctatcATCTCTGCAGGGTCTAGGAAATCAACCTGGCCTCTTATCTCCTAACAGAGacctgaaggtaccaggctctggaatcagttagcattttcttttgttaatcaaCAGttacagaccctcagtatttacttatcagctagggatgtctccagacctgaattccagcagaccagTTTCCTGacacctctccccccccctttgcCTATTTGCTATATAACAGCCTCTGAGAGGGAATAAAGGGAACAGCTTCAGAAATCCCGTCTTGCCATCATTTCGTGTCCcttgtctcctttcattcctctccactaggtttatcagggacccccGTTCATATCCCACAGGTCGGGATAACATGGTAGAGAAAATAATCCCACTTCTAAGCACAGGTAAGGGTTTTCTGAATAGGACCCTCATCTGATAGGAAatgagacaaaaaattaacaaataagatctcatgaaattaaaacttttcattaaaaggcaagaaaaaaaatcactggtgcaacagtggcatgaGAGTTAGTGTATAATTAGTTTCCTTCTGATCTGCACTACAAAAAATTAGTACGGCACACAGTACCTGATCAGAAGACCATGGCTGGAAGGGTCACAGCCCTTTAAGATTATGCTAGTAGTAACTGCTTTGTAgatatttctatttctacaaaTAGATCTCTTCAGTTCTCAGTCTTGGTCAGAGGTTCTTCTTTCTGTAGTAGGTAGCCGTAAATGCACAGCCTCGAATCCTCAAAATGCTAAAGTGACCATGAACATTAAGTTCTGTATGGGGCATGAAGAAAAGCCACTCGCCATAGACTTAGAGAGTATTATAGAAATAGGTCCTGAATATTGTGACTCTGGATGGGGGACTTGCTGTGAAATGTTGTCTTTTGGACATGACACAGCAATAGTTGACTTACAAGACTCAAAGAGTATTATATAGAAATAGGTCCTGAATATTGTGACTGAGGATGAGGGGACATGCTGTGAAATGTTGTCTTTTGGACATGACACAGCCATAGTTAACTCACAAGAGTTATGACCACCTGCAGGTTCAGGTAAACATCTTCAGGACTAACCTTGAACATATCTATCTGGACTGAACCAAACAACATGGAGAGGAAGCCTGCTGGTGGAGGAAAAAGCCCACTATGCTTTTGTATCTGTGTTGATGGTAACATGGCCTTCCTGCAATGTATCTGGATAGAAAATCAAAAGGAATCTAGAAATTGACCATAGGTATCATTTACCAGTTCCCCTCTTCATTACCTGACTGCCTCCCAGGGAAGACAGTGCAAAACCTAGTCCCTCAAATTAATTGAAGTTAATTAACAGGAGTACAGGTAAGGGTTTACAGTTAGCAATATATAACTGTGTATATATagcaatatatacacatgtatgtaacaaTTAATAAAGAGATGTCATAAATTATACCTGTGACCCTGACAGtagatgcacatgtatgcatagtCCTTCTCCCATTATGAACCCCACTCCACACACCATGCTGACAATGCCCTGCCCCAATGTACTCTCTCCCCAGGCTCAGAGCAGGGTTTGGGTGACAGTGGTGATAGACCAAATGCTCAGAACCCCAGGCACTGGtgctgcagccagcgcagcctggatagcctCGACTGGCgaggggtgccgggattgagacacagaggcttcttttcaggtggaagcaCAGCAACCtgtattttgcccagcaaccttttatacctctattccttctgtggagactcactggccagaaagaacacaaacatccttgtcaattacagacgacaaggaagttcccctgtgggtcagggggagtgagggcagctggatcataacaactcccccattttattttataataccttgTGTGTCATGGGGAATAGCCCTCTAATAGTCCCTGTTTTAGGTAGCATTCTGCTCCCAAAGTATTGCCCATCTGTGGCTACCCAGAAACAGCCCTAAACCAAGTGTCCCCAGGACTGACAGTGCCAAGGAGCCAGACCAGCACTGCAaccatctagcatgcactaactgggtggtaaaattaacaaaagcagcatTCCAAACCCTTCTCATATGACGGTTGAattccataacagtagcagaagcatgcAATACAGTGCCATGAGTAACTCACAACTGTTGAAAAGTCCAAAGATAGTCCACTTGCTCCTGAACCAGAGCTACTTGTTGGTTCAAGGTCAATATGCCCAATTGAATTTTGAatgtccaaagcattgctgactctttcagcAAGCTGGTTGACAGTCTCAGCCATCTGCACAGTCTGTGAGAGAGCAAGTCCGGCAGTGGCTGTGGTGGCAAAGCTcttctccagctgccttctggccccagCCGCACTCACTCTGGATCCAAACTGCTGCATGGAGTGGAGCAGAACTCGGGGAATCAGGGTCACTGCTCCTGCTCCGGAACCATTTGAAGGGGCCCCACTTTATCAattttttagggaatttgggcatcgtcaacctgtctggctacttcctgctgagcgggggTGTTGCGTTCTTGGGAgtattttacatcaacatttcagGGGTTCTCGGTGATTTAAACCACATAAATGTGCattgaatccacaggttctcatcctctgtggagacaaaagcagaacctcttttccaaagcatcaaatccttaggcctgtattttaaagtcaaaatacctttcttagcagttcccagaatcaaatgtctttctccagtccagaacacaaaagacaacacaatcaacacAATAACATGTATTTCTACACATTCCATCTTTTGAGGCCCTcaattcatcctcctgcctcctctttattGCTTCCCTACTGGCCATATTCCAGAGGGCAtccctcagagcatctctggggatgaagacaCACATACTACTTTTAATCTGACTTGGTTTGTTCCCAGTCTGGAACATTTAAACCCCATCCTGTACaaaatctttggctgtcttccttgttacttccGTGCattgttgctttaagagtttcagtcattttttgaggcctttcaattcaccctcctgcctctttatACTTGCTTATCTCTTGGGGGATGTTCCTCAGAGTTATCTCTtgggatgaaaaataaaaacactttacctTCCCCAATACGCTCCTCGGACTGAGGAACCCCAATCATGAATCCCCACTTTCTAGATCTCAGTGGAAATCCACCTGctgcagccagcacagcctggatagccaagactggtgggggggggtgccgggattgagacacagaggcttcttttcaggtgcaagaacagcaacctttattttgcccagcaactttttatacctctattccttctgtggagaccctccggccagaaagaacaacacaaacatccttgtcaattacagaccacaaggaagttcccctgtgggtcgggggagggggagtgagggcagctagatcacaacaactaGGGACCCTGTACAAAGTTATATGTGGAAGACAATCAAGGCAGTCCTAGGTATCTGGAAAATGCCACATGCCCACAGATTATAGATTGCCTTTTTGGCAAATTGCTACAGTAGGTACTTTAACCACTGAGGGTAAGATAGACACAACCAGTTGAGCCTCCATAGCCAACCCAGGATGATGGCCAGCCACAGGCCAATGTTAGTAAGCAGGAGTGTCAGACTGGGAACCAGCCTATTCTCAGTActactcaaaacaaacaagaaaatcaactATCGTTATCACAACCCATGTCCAAAAGGCAAGGCATCTGGGTAGAGAAACTCCTCTCGACCAGAGGAAACTAGACACAGTAGAAGGAACCTAACATCAATAGGACTTGGGGAGATTGGAGTAGGAGGCTCAGGCTCTTTAACTACTTCCTCCTGCCTGTTCACTGTCACCAGGTATCTTCATGGCTCTGAGTCCTTGGTATGAAGCTGTCTGGTGCCCCTTGTTTGGTTGCTGTGGGGGAACCAACAAACATCCAGACCTACAGCTTCTTCCCTACATAgatctggttgtcctagaacttgttgtgtagaccagactggtctcatagaccaagtgttgggattaaaggcattccctATCAGTGTATACTGTTTAAACCAGGGATTTTGCCTACTTTCCTTCCCACAGAAGTTACTACATATATCTGAGCATCCTGTGTCCTCATAGGATCCCTCCTCTGGCAAGGCAGTCTCAGAGTACGTCCTTCACACCCCCATGGTACCCTCCTATGGACACTAACTCTCTTAAATCCTCTCTTTGGAACTTCTAAACTGGTAACCCTGATGTTCTGAGAGGTAGTTTGGGTCACAGACAAGCATGTCCAAGCCCAGCTGCCCTcacactgggaaggaaaaggtaagACAATTAGTCCTCCTAGGGCCTGAATCCAGCACTTTGTACTAGGGACCAGTCAACAGCTAAGATTCCTCACCAGTTACTATCTCTACCCCCACAGAGACAAATCTCATAACCAGTCCCCACAGAGAGTGAGGATGTGGCTGTGCAGATGCCAGAATGGAAGGTAAGTGGCACAGGTGTGAATCAGAACTggttatctctttattttttggaaagTAAGTTGTTTGCATTAACAAAACTACTTCTGCCAATGTGGGCTGACAAACCACATGCTAGGATCCAAGAAAAGTTACCCTGAGACACTGTCCTGGCACTGCTAGCTTATAGGCAAGAGACAGCCACCAAAGTCAAGGGCTCAGTAACAgtacaaaaaaataacaagagtAAGTTCACTGCTTTTTCTTACTACGTTTGAAACATAATAGTCAATACTATAAAACGAGGAAGTGTCACATAAGAAGTGTTAACCCTACAGCAAATACAACTTGTAAATACtccatacattttatatacataaacattaactGGGGCTTGGTCTATGGGATTCTTGGCCCATCATGTCTGAGGCCTCCAATTCCTGGGTTGGGTTGGGGGTAGCAGGTTGTGGATGAACAGTTATCTCTAAGGAACTGGGGCTCCTGGTATCCTCATCACCTGGCAAGCTCTGCTCAAAAGGCACTGATAGGTCCAGGTATACCTGTTGGTAGAAAAGGTCATAGGACTATGTTAGTTTGCATCCCCTTGGTCCCACGGCCATCTATGTTCAGGCTGGCCCTTGAAGGCCAACCCCATTACTGGAACTTGGAGGAGCATCCCGCCCAGGaatcagagaaggcagagagggcagGACTGAGTGGTACTTACGTGGGTTGATGTCACAGTGAGGATGCCATCTAAATCCTCTACCAGAAGCTTGAAGGTGGGCCtctgtgaaggcactgcatgcCAACATTCCCGCATGATCCCATACCTGTGGCAAATATGACTGTGGTTTCTTGGCCTGTTGTCCATCCCTACCTCACCCAAGGCTACCAGCCTCCTATCAGGAGCCCTGGTAGGAAACCAGCCACTCCCAGGGACTAGTTAGAGGAGTGCACAAGGAATGCTTTGCTCACAGGTCATGTGTGCAGTTGGCAGGCTTGTGCATGCGGTAGCCATCTTTCAATAGTTTGAAAAGCTCTTCCACTGGGATGCCGGGATATGGTGTGCCCCCCAGTGTAAAGATCTCCCAGAGCAGGACTCCAAAGGACCACCTGTATGGGAGTGAGGGCAGAGGCCTGTTATTCCTGGTCAATTACTGTAACAGTTTTACAACAGGACAGGTTACCAATGGGCAAGGAGGAGTGTGTGGATGAGAGACATGGCAGGGCTATGCTGTTGTCTACAGCCTAAAGGCTGTGATAGGTGTGACTTGGGTCTTGCTATCCCCATCCTATGTTAGGACACATACACATCACTCTGGTGGGTGTAGACTCCGTCAAACAGCGACTCTGGTGCCATCCACTTCACAGGTAGCCGGCCCTAGGCAGAGGGAGAGTTGTTGGCTGTCAGGTGTTCCCTGGTGGAGCACAGCACCCCAACCACCCTGTAATGGGGCTCACATATGTGGTCTTCTTGTAGCATTCCAGATTGTGCACATCACGGGCCAGGCCAAAATCTGCAATCTTCATCACATTGTCCTCAGTCACCAACACGTTTCTGGCAGCCAAGTCTCTGTGAATACACTGAGGAGGCATGAAAGGAACCTGTGCTAAACTGACACCTCCCTAGCCTAAGCAAGCTTGATATCCACTCTTCCACTCAGGAAGACCCTACCTCACCTGTGCCCCAGCTCTGCTCACCTTCTGAGAAGCCAGGTACTCCATACCTCTGGCCACCTGATAGGCACAGGACACTAGATCTTTGCGGGTAAGCTGTTTTTCTGGCAGCCTGGAGGCACCATAGTATTCCATGCTTAGGGGCCTTTGTGCCCGCAGGAACTCCCGGAGGTTACCCTTGGCGGCATACTCCATCAGCACATACAATGGCCCTGGAAGTACAGATACCTCGGAGATGTTGTGTGACTCAGGGGCCCCCATCTAACTGTCCACCCACCTGCTGTACTTACCACCCTGTGTGCAGGCCCCCAGCAGGTTGATAATGTTCTTGTGCTTGCCAATAGctttcatcatctccatctcAGACACCAGGTCCAACAAGTCCTGGTCATTGGCATCATCTGTGTTGAAAGTGGGAATGTCAGGTGGTGGCCCTGCAGCCCCCACTGCCCTGTGCtacttctctccctcctcaccttTCAGCATTTTCACAGCCACAGTGACAGGCTTGTCAGTGTTGTCCATGTTAAAGCCTCTGCCATAAAAACCTGGCCAAAGCAGCCTTCTCCTAGAGAATTACCAAGTGTCAGCCTGTCcgaagaagcagaggcagtgagTATGTGCCCAGGACCCCCAGCCCTCATGGCCCTGTGCCACTGCATCCATAGCTGGCAATTGGGCTCTTGCTCATGAAGACAGAGTAACCCAAGTCTCACCCCGGACCCCACCTCCAACAGACCTCTGCCTGGTAGCCATCTAGCCCCCAGCCACAGAACCTCCTCCAAGTATACATAAAACCCCACCAGCACTGACCGAGTTCTAGATATTTCCCACTTTGGGTCGGCTGGCAGCTCAAGCTCAGAAATACTGGCCATTACAGTATGTTCTCTTGAAACTGGGTGGACGATGTGGACCAAGGGTATATCAGAGTTCATGGAGGTCACCTGCTTGGATCATTAGGGATAGGTTGGTGCCAGACAATGGATGCTGGGCATTGGGAAAGGGTTGAGGTGGTGTAACTTCCAGGAGTAGCAAGGTCAAGTCCATGTGAGGCAGTATGTAGGGCCAAGAAGAGGGATGCTCAAACAGTGGTTACTGAagactcaaagttgttttgagtaATGTGGGATCCATGTGGAGAATAGGAATAGGGAAGGGTCAGCTCATCTGACTGCAGAGAAATGAGTACCAAGCAGGCCTCAGGTAAGGCTGGGACTTTAGGAGATTCAAGGTACAACAGAGAGATCAAAACTTGTTATCTACTTTAAGTTACCTGTTGCTCAGGTGTGAAGCAGAAGCTATTGTCAACATTGGGAGACCTCAGGTTCTTTCTTGAGACTCTACGCAGGTAGCAGAGTGTCACAGTTGCAGTCAAGATTAAGATGGAGAAGCCCACCCAGAAGCTGATGGTGCCTGCAGATAACCTGCCAGCCGCACTACTCTCTGCCAGCTCTCTCTCAGCTGCAAAGACATAAATGTTgatgcctcatccagccttgtgggACTTCCCATTGCCCTGAGCTCTAGGTACCTGTTGGGGAGCAAAGTTACTGGGATACTCAGAGTTTGGTGACCTACATCCCCAACTCACATTGGTAGTCCAAAACATCTATGAGTCAGCAGGGACCAGACTCAGGAGAGAAGCCTGGCAGAGCCAGAAGCATCCACACCACCACCAAGGCTCCCAGGAGATCCCAGAGCCTCAAGGCTAGACTATGGAAATCCAACTAGAGGATTGTGGGGGAGGCCTTTGCAAGATCAAGACGAGGAAGGGTGACACTCCCATACCAAGCACAAGGCCAGGGTGGTTACCACAGGATGGACTGCAGTAAGTCACAGTGCACcctgctgtccctgtccctggCAGCTTCGTTATGTTCTGAGCTCGCACCATAAGAGGGCAGATggagcaccagcaccagcagcagcagcagcagcaaatacCTGGCAGTACCTCCAGCCATGCAGAGTGATGGGAAAATCCGAAATAATTGCCTGCCAGACAGGTGTACTCCCCTGAGTCCTCAAAGGTGATATTGCGCAAAGACAGAACTTCTAGCTCCTTGTTGCTTGTGTTAATGCCTGATGTCtacaaagagagaacagaaatcaaTAGGCAAGCACCAGCACGTCCCTTTGGGTACCACAGCACAGTCCACATGGAGATGATCAGACAGGCTTCAAGGAAAATGCCGCCTCTGCTACCACCTTGACAACTACAGCTCTACCACTGCAATGGATGCTGAACCAAGGCACGGAGCCTGAAACCAGTCCCTCTGTTGGTGGATAGTTCCCTGTCCCAAGGCAAGCATCGGGCACTTGGGCAGCATGGTACCACAAAGAAGCAACATGCAGGGttagtacagaaaaaaaagatgggcaGACAGATGTATGGAGAGAAAACCAGAGGAAATCAGTGTCAGCCAGAGAATGGTGGAAAGTCGATGTTCTGAAGCAGCACAGGGCTCAGCCCCTGGAAGGTTCTGAAAACTTCTAAGCAAGAGAACAGCACAGACCTGAGGGGCTTTGAAGGAGATAGGAAGTCAGTGCTGGCTGGGAGCTACCAGTATTATCAAGGCATCAGAAACAGAAGATGAGTCAGAGGTGGGTCAGTTATCACCTACTTGAGGACTGTGAACATACCACCAAAATGCCTTCTCAGCCATGCTTATGAAATTGATGGCTCAACAAATGTACTTGCCCCATCCCATTCTGACACACTGAAAGATAAAGGTGTGTATCTGCCTTCAGATTGTCACTGATCCAGGATATCTCTAGAAGACAATGAGGACAAGACAGGGCAACGGAGATGCCAAAGAATGGGTTGGGGGAGGAAGCATTGGAAAGCTGCCTGAAGCGAGGCACATAATGGCAGTGATGGGAGTGGTTTCAAAGACTGGCCTCCTTCATGTCCactctccctacacacacacacacacacacacacacacagagagagagagagagagagagagagagagagagagagagagaaacacatagacagacaaggagagagaaacacac contains these protein-coding regions:
- the LOC142850695 gene encoding LOW QUALITY PROTEIN: fibroblast growth factor receptor 3-like (The sequence of the model RefSeq protein was modified relative to this genomic sequence to represent the inferred CDS: inserted 3 bases in 2 codons; substituted 2 bases at 2 genomic stop codons); this encodes MGVLACLLVLCIVVGTRAASQPPSTEQRLVRELPEAPGPGPNQQEQVVFGCGDTMELFCSVPRGAGTGCTVWSKDDTELIASHRILVGPQRLQVLNISHDDAGVYMCQQQLTQDVLCRFTVHVTDAPSSGDEEDGENVAEDIGAPYWTRPDRMDMKLLAVPATSTVRFHCAAAGNPTPSISWLKNGKEFRGEHRMGGIKLRHRHWSLVMESVVPSDSGYYTCVVQNKFGSIQQTYTLDVLERFPHRPILQAGLPENQTATLGSDVEFHCKVYSDAQPHIQWLKHVEVNGSKTGPDGKPYVIVLKTSGINTSNKELEVLSLRNITFEDSGEYTCLAGNYFGFSHHSAWLEVLPAERELAESSAAGRLSAGTISFWVGFSILILTATVTLCYLRRVSRKNLRSPNLHHLNPFPMPSIHCLAPTYPXXSKQVTSMNSDIPLVHIVHPVSREHTVMASISELELPADPKWEISRTRLTLGNSLGEGCFGQVFMAEALXMDNTDKPVTVAVKMLKDDANDQDLLDLVSEMEMMKAIGKHKNIINLLGACTQGGPLYVLMEYAAKGNLREFLRAQRPLSMEYYGASRLPEKQLTRKDLVSCAYQVARGMEYLASQKCIHRDLAARNVLVTEDNVMKIADFGLARDVHNLECYKKTTYGRLPVKWMAPESLFDGVYTHQSDVWSFGVLLWEIFTLGGTPYPGIPVEELFKLLKDGYRMHKPANCTHDLYGIMRECWHAVPSQRPTFKLLVEDLDGILTVTSTHVYLDLSVPFEQSLPGDEDTRSPSSLEIXLFIHNLLPPTQPRNWRPQT